A single genomic interval of Hoplias malabaricus isolate fHopMal1 chromosome 7, fHopMal1.hap1, whole genome shotgun sequence harbors:
- the zgc:153157 gene encoding uncharacterized protein zgc:153157 yields the protein MSLRLFEPQQQSLKTDDKAQRRRNRGSTREGGFMANMERGKPATYTGDKKAKMAAKTNKKWVRLATVFAYVLSVSLAAIILAIYYSLIWKPTSASASSRRPDVAMCTTSSSSSLINSTDLSATVNRTHISTTSTDSGTDSAGVDSNGKVGSTDSPGGSTATTDTDPTVQSYTEPSPSASEESKVSDSPRTQGATNFVQDRPRYEGPGFDSGEENQPVELTRTHRPPSWDPASPSESSPDWTTPWRSLLERSSTSSVTENDLELAEGSSAVHDEMAPKDPDDSTFTFTPRT from the coding sequence ATGAGTTTGCGCCTTTTCGAGCCCCAGCAACAAAGCCTCAAGACGGACGACAAGGCGCAAAGACGGAGAAACCGGGGGAGCACGAGGGAAGGGGGCTTCATGGCGAACATGGAACGAGGCAAACCCGCCACATACACCGGGGACAAAAAGGCGAAAATGGCCGCGAAGACCAACAAGAAGTGGGTAAGGCTGGCTACCGTTTTCGCCTACGTTTTGTCCGTGTCTTTGGCTGCCATCATCCTGGCCATTTACTACAGCCTGATCTGGAAGCCAACGTCAGCGTCAGCGTCGTCTAGACGTCCAGATGTTGCGATGTGTACTACCTCCTCGAGCTCAAGTCTTATCAATAGCACTGATCTCTCTGCCACTGTAAATAGAACGCACATTTCAACTACATCCACAGATTCAGGGACAGATTCTGCTGGAGTGGACAGCAATGGAAAGGTGGGCTCTACTGACTCCCCCGGAGGATCAACAGCTACAACAGATACTGACCCCACAGTGCAGAGTTACACAGAGCCAAGTCCATCCGCATCAGAAGAGAGCAAAGTAAGCGACTCTCCCAGGACGCAAGGGGCCACCAACTTTGTACAAGACAGACCCAGGTACGAAGGCCCCGGATTTGACTCAGGAGAAGAGAACCAGCCAGTAGAACTGACCCGAACCCACAGACCACCCAGCTGGGACCCTGCGTCTCCCAGCGAGAGCTCTCCAGACTGGACCACCCCTTGGAGATCCCTCTTGGAGCGGTCAAGCACCTCGTCCGTCACGGAAAATGACCTGGAACTGGCCGAGGGTTCTTCTGCAGTTCACGACGAGATGGCTCCCAAAGATCCAGATGATTCCACCTTCACCTTCACTCCAAGGACGTGA